The Tubulanus polymorphus chromosome 6, tnTubPoly1.2, whole genome shotgun sequence genome includes a region encoding these proteins:
- the LOC141907758 gene encoding uncharacterized protein LOC141907758, protein MNTIIRENSLKSLGGWCDDAIIHAYLGLLSKLSAVQIYVIPSFVHNKWLNDNFNEWLYEKVIFPSLIMKFMKVRSEEVIEDKNLKLGWSSRHYAQSNQTDGISCGIFLLMNAEAIGNGVTPKIMRQQQCDIFRSYVSSRILHYSSRNCNETCEMPFCSEPTKKDVKWIQCAST, encoded by the exons ATGAATACCATCATCAGAGAGAACAGTCTTAAAAGTTTGGGTGGATGGTGCGATGACGCT aTCATACATGCTTACCTGGGCTTGCTCTCCAAATTGTCTGCTGTTCAAATATACGTCATACCATCGTTCGTGCATAACAAATGGCTGAACgataatttcaatgaatgGTTATACGAAAAA GTAATTTTTCCGAGTTTGATAAT GAAATTCATGAAAGTACGTAGCGAAGAAGTGATTGAGGACAAAAATCTGAAGCTTGGGTGGTCGTCCCGCCATTATGCCCAGTCGAACCAAACTGATGGAATTAGCTGTGGGATATTCCTGTTAATG AATGCTGAGGCAATTGGAAACGGCGTAACTCCAAAAATTATGCGCCAGCAACAATGTGATATATTCAGATCGTACGTTTCCAGCCGCATATTGCATTACAGCTCACGCAACTGCAATGAAACTTGTGAAATGCCATTTTGCAGTGAACCAACAAAAAAGGACGTTAAATGGATTCAATGTGCTTCGACATGA